From a single Pseudomonas triticicola genomic region:
- a CDS encoding DUF6124 family protein gives MFKVTPNPPQSDATSPYESLDSKKLHKAADRALDHYLKPTDTLKTTPYQTSSMFLANPKTATEELLVNASESLGSASVMLSDVIGMVEGSARKTLQGIAQVVMLGELAVNQALDNVVPVE, from the coding sequence ATGTTCAAAGTCACGCCCAACCCGCCACAGTCAGACGCAACCTCCCCCTACGAATCCCTCGATTCAAAAAAACTCCACAAAGCCGCCGACCGCGCCCTCGACCACTACCTCAAACCCACCGACACCCTCAAAACCACGCCCTACCAGACCAGCAGCATGTTCCTCGCCAACCCGAAAACCGCCACCGAAGAATTGCTGGTCAACGCCAGCGAATCGCTAGGCTCCGCCTCGGTGATGTTGAGTGATGTGATCGGGATGGTTGAAGGATCTGCGCGCAAGACACTGCAAGGTATCGCGCAAGTGGTAATGCTCGGCGAACTGGCGGTCAATCAGGCGTTGGATAACGTCGTGCCGGTGGAGTAA
- a CDS encoding AraC family transcriptional regulator, with product MNSLSKLVDIIGRHVRDDGIHSTAIPGISLIRSATPTMPMPVVYEPTLCLVAQGRKQAMLGTTAYVYDPAKYLIASVDLPVMGSVIEASEAVPYLCLALDLDTTVLSELALRHPLIEESVSAPPAGITLNDTTPELLDAAVRLAGLLDRPRDIEALAPLVIREMLYRLLTENGNSLIRQMAQADSRLNQIAKAIAWLRSHYNEACRIDELVEIAGMSRSSFHTHFKAITSMSPLEFRNQLRLQEARRLMVTEAVDAAEAGYAVGYESPSQFSRDYARLFGMPPAKDAWRLRTDICGI from the coding sequence TTGAATTCCCTTTCAAAGCTTGTCGATATCATTGGTCGTCACGTCCGGGATGACGGCATTCACAGCACCGCGATCCCGGGTATCAGCCTGATTCGCTCGGCTACGCCCACGATGCCTATGCCGGTGGTGTATGAGCCAACGCTCTGCCTTGTCGCCCAAGGACGTAAACAAGCGATGCTGGGTACTACCGCCTATGTTTACGATCCGGCCAAATACCTGATTGCATCGGTAGACCTTCCGGTGATGGGCTCGGTCATCGAGGCGAGTGAGGCTGTTCCCTATCTGTGCCTGGCGCTGGATCTCGATACCACTGTGTTGAGTGAACTTGCGCTGCGCCATCCGTTAATAGAAGAGAGCGTCAGTGCACCGCCGGCAGGCATTACGCTCAACGATACGACTCCAGAACTGCTGGATGCTGCGGTTCGGCTGGCGGGGTTGCTCGACAGGCCTCGGGATATCGAAGCGCTCGCTCCGCTGGTGATTCGCGAAATGCTTTATCGCCTTCTTACCGAAAACGGCAACAGCCTCATCAGGCAGATGGCACAGGCAGACAGCCGTTTGAACCAGATTGCCAAGGCCATTGCCTGGCTGCGCAGCCACTACAACGAAGCGTGTCGAATAGATGAACTCGTCGAAATCGCCGGCATGAGCCGTTCTTCGTTTCACACGCATTTCAAGGCGATCACCTCGATGAGCCCGCTGGAGTTTCGCAACCAGTTGCGGCTACAGGAAGCACGTCGGCTGATGGTCACCGAAGCGGTCGACGCCGCAGAGGCGGGATATGCAGTCGGTTACGAAAGTCCTTCGCAGTTCAGTCGGGACTACGCCCGTCTGTTCGGCATGCCACCAGCGAAAGACGCCTGGCGGCTGCGCACGGACATTTGTGGAATTTGA
- a CDS encoding nickel/cobalt efflux protein RcnA produces MPDFAELLQQGGAHAWLYFPSAILLGALHGLEPGHSKTMMAAFIVAIRGSVKQAVLLGLAATLSHTAVVWLVAIGGMYLGKGLDAQTTEPYFQLASSALIIAIALWMLWRTWRGEQMFKFEQSDDHHHGEHDHGHHDETHRIDTGHGRVELSIFEEGMPPHWRLKTLSGHAWAASDVRLTTTRPDGSSQSFAFVEREGFLQSTVDIPEPQEFSARLSLGHAGHSHDYDLTFQEHDHGHAHSELEGLELSIDGYQDAHERAHANDIRKRFTNREVTTGQIVMFGLTGGLIPCPAAITVLLLCLQVKEVALGGMLVLCFSIGLALTLVTVGAAAAIGARQASNRWPWLGTVARRAPYLSSVLIIGVGLYVGFHGWIGLSA; encoded by the coding sequence ATGCCCGATTTCGCTGAACTGTTGCAGCAAGGCGGGGCTCACGCCTGGCTGTATTTCCCGAGCGCGATTCTGCTCGGTGCCTTGCATGGGCTTGAACCAGGTCATTCGAAAACCATGATGGCAGCCTTCATCGTGGCCATCCGTGGCTCGGTCAAACAGGCTGTTTTGTTGGGGTTGGCCGCAACGCTTTCGCACACCGCCGTGGTGTGGCTGGTCGCCATCGGCGGCATGTACCTGGGCAAAGGCCTGGATGCGCAAACCACTGAGCCGTATTTCCAGCTTGCTTCCTCTGCACTGATCATCGCGATTGCCCTGTGGATGCTGTGGCGTACCTGGCGCGGTGAGCAGATGTTCAAGTTCGAGCAAAGCGATGATCACCATCACGGCGAACACGACCATGGTCATCATGATGAAACGCACCGAATAGATACCGGCCATGGTCGTGTTGAACTGTCGATCTTCGAGGAAGGCATGCCACCGCACTGGCGCCTGAAGACCTTGAGCGGACACGCCTGGGCAGCCTCGGATGTTCGCCTGACCACGACGCGTCCGGACGGCAGCAGCCAATCGTTCGCGTTCGTCGAGCGTGAAGGCTTTCTGCAGTCGACGGTGGATATTCCGGAACCGCAAGAGTTCAGCGCTCGCTTGAGCCTTGGACATGCCGGGCATTCGCATGATTACGACCTGACGTTCCAGGAGCATGATCACGGGCATGCGCATTCCGAACTCGAAGGCCTGGAGCTGTCGATTGATGGCTATCAGGATGCGCACGAACGTGCTCATGCCAACGACATCCGTAAACGCTTCACCAACCGCGAAGTGACCACGGGTCAGATCGTCATGTTCGGACTGACTGGCGGCCTGATTCCCTGTCCGGCTGCCATCACTGTCCTGTTGCTGTGCTTGCAAGTCAAAGAGGTCGCGCTCGGCGGCATGCTCGTTCTGTGTTTCAGCATCGGCCTCGCGCTGACTTTGGTCACTGTCGGTGCCGCTGCGGCCATCGGTGCCAGGCAGGCTTCCAATCGCTGGCCGTGGCTGGGAACCGTGGCGCGCCGCGCTCCTTATCTGTCCAGCGTGCTGATCATTGGCGTCGGCCTGTATGTCGGCTTTCATGGCTGGATCGGCCTGAGCGCATAA
- a CDS encoding YHYH domain-containing protein has protein sequence MKAPGHTLLRVRHLTKNNNTSMEQALMKLSAILIAAILSITSVAAFAHSGGTDSKGCHRNHKTNDYHCH, from the coding sequence ATGAAGGCACCTGGCCATACGCTGCTCCGCGTGAGACATCTCACAAAGAATAACAACACGAGCATGGAGCAAGCCCTGATGAAACTGTCCGCCATTCTGATTGCCGCAATATTATCGATTACATCCGTTGCTGCCTTTGCGCACAGCGGTGGCACTGACTCGAAGGGTTGCCATCGCAACCACAAGACCAACGACTACCACTGCCACTAA
- a CDS encoding metal-sensing transcriptional repressor produces MSEHEHDHSHPHTHQSHEAIIKRLKRADGHLRGIITMIEEGRQCVDIAQQLHAVEKAICQAKRTLIQDHIDHCLEDTLSALGNGERAPLEAFKQITKYL; encoded by the coding sequence ATGAGTGAACACGAACACGACCACAGCCATCCCCACACCCACCAAAGTCATGAGGCGATCATCAAACGCCTCAAACGGGCGGACGGGCATTTGCGCGGCATCATCACCATGATCGAAGAAGGGCGTCAGTGCGTGGATATCGCCCAGCAGCTTCATGCGGTCGAGAAAGCGATCTGCCAGGCCAAACGCACGCTCATCCAGGATCACATCGACCACTGCCTCGAAGATACCCTTTCGGCGCTAGGCAATGGCGAGCGCGCACCGCTGGAAGCTTTCAAACAAATCACCAAGTACCTTTAG